The proteins below come from a single Camelus bactrianus isolate YW-2024 breed Bactrian camel chromosome 2, ASM4877302v1, whole genome shotgun sequence genomic window:
- the LOC105067113 gene encoding centrin-4, translating to MASSYRTISDQWKKRAAKIELNETQKQEIKEAFDLFDVDGSGTIDVKELKIAMQALGFEPKKEEIKKMIAEIDKEGVGTISFEDFFAIMSVKMSEKDDKEEILKAFKLFDDDDTGSISLNNIKRVAKELGENLTDDELQEMLDEADHDGDGEINEEEFLRMMKKTTLY from the exons ATG GCATCCAGCTACCGCACAATTTCAGACCAATGGAAGAAAAGAGCAGCAAAAATTGAATTGAATGAAACCCAAAAGCAAGAAATTAAAGAGGCCTTTGATTTATTTGATGTTGATGGGTCTGGAACCATAGATGTGAAAGAATTGAAG ATTGCAATGCAGGCCTTAGGATTTGaaccaaagaaagaagaaattaaaaaaatgatagctGAAATCGACAAAGAAGGAGTTGGCACCATtagttttgaagatttttttgcCATAATGAGTGTAAAAATG agtgaaaaaGATGACAAAGAAGAAATACTGAAGGCTTTCAAATTATTTGATGATGATGACACTGGAAGCATATCACTAAACAATATCAAGAGGGTTGCTAAGGAACTGGGGGAAAATTTAACAGATGATGAACTTCAg GAAATGCTTGATGAAGCTGATCATGATGGGGATGGAGAAATAAATGAGGAAGAATTTTTGAGAATGATGAAAAAGACCACTCTTTATTAA